One stretch of Amycolatopsis sp. NBC_00345 DNA includes these proteins:
- a CDS encoding DUF899 family protein, translating to MPRIPPEVLVPARADEKYRAARLDLLRQERALSEQAEEVAAARRALPPGPVLDDYEFTEETADGTLRRSRLTELFGEHRTLVVYHLMFKRGAGEACPMCSMWVDGLQGVHRHLARHTALAVIAGAEPAALRAWGRTRGWHDLRLLSCGENTFNRDLGAETDAGDPRPAFSVLRLDGSDVRFHHTMHASFPPDGAERGIDLLSPVWQVLDLLPQGRGDWYAGNDYVVG from the coding sequence ATGCCCAGGATTCCGCCGGAGGTTCTGGTTCCCGCCCGCGCCGACGAGAAGTACCGCGCGGCTCGGCTCGACCTGCTGCGCCAGGAGCGGGCATTGAGTGAGCAGGCGGAGGAGGTGGCCGCCGCGCGGCGCGCGTTGCCGCCGGGGCCCGTGCTGGACGACTACGAGTTCACCGAGGAGACCGCCGACGGCACGCTCCGCCGATCCAGGCTGACGGAGCTGTTCGGCGAGCACCGGACGCTTGTCGTGTACCACCTGATGTTCAAGCGCGGCGCCGGCGAGGCGTGTCCAATGTGCTCGATGTGGGTGGATGGCCTGCAGGGCGTCCACCGGCACCTGGCGCGGCACACCGCGCTCGCGGTGATCGCGGGCGCCGAGCCCGCGGCCCTGCGGGCGTGGGGCCGGACCCGGGGATGGCACGACCTGCGCCTGCTTTCCTGCGGGGAGAACACGTTCAACCGCGACCTCGGGGCCGAGACCGACGCGGGCGACCCGCGGCCGGCGTTCTCGGTGCTGCGCCTGGACGGGTCGGACGTACGGTTCCACCACACCATGCACGCCAGCTTCCCGCCGGACGGCGCCGAGCGCGGCATCGACCTGCTCTCGCCGGTGTGGCAGGTGCTCGACCTGCTGCCGCAGGGCCGTGGCGACTGGTACGCGGGCAACGACTACGTGGTGGGCTGA
- a CDS encoding homocysteine S-methyltransferase family protein produces MSTSGRSPHHPPTVVDGGLATGLEHEGEPVVAPWWSAKCLLAGPRRELVRRVHAAHVDAGAAIITANTFRCNLRTLRGVDLDPGSGYAWMVHAAVGVAQRAAGPRARVAGSVGPAADAYRPDLVPSDDELREEHRWLAVELSRSGLDLVFVETMNTAREAVIATEAVLSTGLEPWVSFVCGDDGRLLSGEPVAEAARAVSGLGATALGVNCTTPERTGPALRALREAYDGPLFAQPNVEDRTAAPTAEGFPVGVSPEALAEAFAGWHDEVGLAAVGGCCGATAEHVAALAARFAAHPVGSDA; encoded by the coding sequence ATGTCCACGTCCGGCCGAAGCCCCCACCACCCGCCGACCGTCGTCGACGGCGGCCTGGCCACGGGACTGGAGCACGAGGGTGAACCGGTCGTCGCGCCCTGGTGGTCGGCGAAGTGCCTGCTCGCGGGACCGCGCCGGGAACTCGTCCGGCGGGTGCATGCCGCACACGTCGATGCGGGCGCGGCGATCATCACGGCGAACACGTTCCGCTGCAACCTCCGCACCCTGCGCGGGGTCGACCTGGACCCCGGCTCCGGCTACGCCTGGATGGTGCACGCGGCCGTCGGGGTCGCGCAGCGCGCGGCCGGGCCACGGGCGCGGGTGGCGGGCTCGGTCGGCCCGGCGGCCGACGCGTACCGGCCCGATCTCGTCCCGAGCGACGACGAGCTGCGCGAGGAACACCGGTGGCTCGCCGTGGAGCTGTCCCGGTCCGGTCTCGACCTGGTGTTCGTCGAGACGATGAACACCGCGCGCGAGGCCGTCATCGCGACCGAGGCGGTGCTCTCGACCGGCCTCGAACCGTGGGTGTCGTTCGTCTGCGGCGACGACGGCCGGCTGCTGTCCGGCGAGCCCGTCGCGGAGGCCGCACGAGCGGTGAGCGGTCTCGGCGCGACGGCGCTCGGGGTGAACTGCACAACGCCCGAACGCACCGGCCCGGCGCTGCGGGCGCTGCGCGAGGCGTACGACGGCCCGTTGTTCGCTCAGCCGAATGTGGAGGACCGCACCGCCGCCCCCACTGCCGAGGGGTTCCCGGTCGGCGTGAGCCCGGAGGCACTGGCCGAGGCCTTCGCCGGCTGGCACGACGAGGTCGGGCTGGCCGCGGTCGGCGGATGCTGCGGCGCGACGGCCGAACACGTCGCGGCGCTCGCCGCGCGGTTCGCGGCACACCCGGTCGGTTCAGACGCGTGA
- a CDS encoding NAD(P)/FAD-dependent oxidoreductase, with amino-acid sequence MSTHDVVIIGGGPAGLAAAVTLGRARRDVLVIDAGTPRNAPATQVHSYLGREGVDPRELLAIGRSEVEQYGGTVRDGTVIGVERVGEDALRVTLADESTVGARRVLVATGVVDELPDIPGVAGRWGVDVLHCAYCHGYEVRDKAIGLIAGGVASLHQAQLWRQWSEKVTLFTNESVELTAPQRTELAARQISVVPGRVTGVEFTDDALSGVRVGDSVTEVQAVVVFPVSVAKVDTLLAGLGLTAEAKDMDGQLIGETLPADPQTGATAVPGVWAAGNVRGHRAQVIDAAAQGGLTGAMMNIDLVNEDVHRAVAAHPATL; translated from the coding sequence ATGAGCACTCACGACGTAGTCATCATCGGTGGTGGACCAGCGGGCCTGGCGGCGGCTGTGACGCTGGGCCGGGCCCGGCGTGACGTACTGGTCATCGACGCGGGCACGCCCCGCAACGCGCCGGCCACCCAGGTCCACAGCTACCTCGGACGCGAAGGTGTTGATCCGCGCGAACTGCTGGCCATCGGCCGATCGGAGGTCGAGCAGTACGGTGGCACCGTCCGCGACGGCACCGTGATCGGCGTGGAACGGGTCGGCGAGGATGCCCTGCGGGTCACCCTTGCCGACGAGAGCACTGTTGGCGCCAGGCGGGTACTGGTGGCCACTGGTGTCGTCGACGAGCTGCCCGACATTCCCGGCGTCGCCGGCCGCTGGGGCGTGGACGTGCTGCACTGCGCCTACTGCCACGGCTACGAGGTCCGAGACAAGGCGATCGGGCTGATCGCCGGCGGCGTCGCCTCCCTCCACCAGGCGCAGCTGTGGCGTCAGTGGAGCGAGAAGGTCACTCTGTTCACCAACGAGTCCGTGGAACTGACCGCGCCGCAACGCACCGAGCTCGCCGCGCGCCAGATCAGCGTGGTGCCCGGCCGGGTCACCGGCGTCGAGTTCACCGACGACGCACTCAGCGGCGTCCGGGTCGGTGACAGCGTGACCGAAGTCCAGGCCGTCGTCGTCTTCCCCGTGTCGGTGGCCAAAGTGGACACTCTGCTCGCCGGCCTGGGCCTGACGGCCGAGGCCAAGGACATGGACGGCCAGCTCATCGGCGAGACCCTGCCCGCCGACCCCCAGACGGGTGCGACCGCTGTGCCCGGGGTGTGGGCGGCCGGCAACGTGCGAGGCCACCGGGCGCAGGTCATCGACGCTGCCGCACAGGGTGGGCTGACCGGGGCGATGATGAACATCGACCTGGTCAACGAGGACGTGCACCGCGCCGTCGCGGCACATCCCGCCACGCTCTGA
- a CDS encoding ABC1 kinase family protein: MTAIGRDALRVLQVFLVLLRVAAPACGVALWRRVTGRPAAVVFHQAAPVLLTRLGPTFVKAGQVLATRRDILPARLCDELGVLHDDVPATGAAGTAGELRRAYGGDLSTLFTHVELVPVAAGSVACVHRATDLEGRVVALKIRRPGISGLMARDLRLIRRGAALAARLPAFAGLPVSEIVGHMGDAVAGQVDFRAEADALHRLRRNLSVVDRVWVPLVRHELCRDNVIAMEFIEDLDGATRSVAPVLRKKFAESALISIYQMLFVDGFVHCDLHPGNLNFTPRGQVVVLDAGFSVQLTDRLRRLFAEFFLNMAVGRGPRCAEIVVESAAGVSPTADVTGFLDRMADLVRRNHGLPAREFSLMGFATEMFDLQRAHGVHAAPELIFPLLSLLVIEGTVRELHPGIDFQELAKPVINRGLWSAPHS, translated from the coding sequence ATGACCGCGATCGGGCGTGACGCGCTCCGGGTGCTCCAGGTGTTCCTGGTCCTGCTCCGCGTGGCCGCGCCCGCGTGCGGCGTCGCGCTGTGGCGCCGGGTGACCGGGCGCCCGGCGGCGGTGGTGTTCCACCAGGCCGCGCCGGTGCTGCTCACCCGGCTGGGGCCCACGTTCGTCAAGGCAGGGCAGGTGCTCGCCACCCGGCGCGACATCCTGCCGGCGCGGCTGTGCGACGAGCTGGGGGTCCTGCACGACGACGTCCCCGCGACCGGTGCCGCCGGCACCGCCGGGGAGCTGCGCCGCGCCTACGGCGGCGACCTGAGCACGCTGTTCACCCACGTCGAGCTGGTCCCGGTCGCGGCCGGGAGCGTCGCCTGCGTGCACCGGGCGACCGACCTGGAGGGCCGCGTGGTGGCGCTCAAGATCCGCCGGCCGGGCATCAGCGGGCTGATGGCCCGTGACCTGAGGCTGATCCGCCGGGGCGCGGCGCTGGCCGCCCGCCTGCCCGCGTTCGCCGGGCTCCCGGTGAGCGAGATCGTCGGGCACATGGGCGACGCGGTGGCCGGCCAGGTGGACTTCCGCGCCGAGGCGGACGCGCTGCATCGCCTGCGGCGCAACCTGTCCGTGGTGGACCGGGTCTGGGTTCCGTTGGTGCGCCACGAACTGTGCCGGGACAACGTGATCGCGATGGAGTTCATCGAGGACCTCGACGGCGCCACCCGCTCGGTCGCGCCCGTGCTGCGCAAGAAGTTCGCCGAGTCGGCGCTGATCTCGATCTACCAGATGCTGTTCGTGGACGGGTTCGTGCACTGCGACCTGCACCCCGGCAACCTGAACTTCACGCCCCGCGGCCAGGTGGTCGTGCTGGACGCCGGCTTCAGCGTGCAGCTGACCGACCGGCTGCGCCGGCTGTTCGCGGAGTTCTTCCTGAACATGGCCGTGGGCCGCGGGCCGAGGTGCGCCGAGATCGTGGTGGAGAGCGCGGCCGGGGTCAGCCCCACCGCCGACGTCACCGGGTTCCTGGACCGGATGGCCGACCTGGTCCGGCGCAACCACGGGCTGCCCGCCCGCGAGTTCAGCCTGATGGGCTTCGCCACGGAGATGTTCGACCTGCAACGGGCGCACGGTGTGCACGCCGCCCCGGAACTGATCTTCCCGCTGCTGTCGTTGCTGGTGATCGAGGGCACGGTCCGCGAACTGCACCCGGGCATCGACTTCCAGGAGCTCGCCAAACCGGTGATCAACCGCGGCCTCTGGTCAGCCCCGCACAGCTGA
- a CDS encoding 50S ribosomal protein L11 methyltransferase — MNPRTLLMHQIMLSDRTRLDAYDRALAATVRPGDVVADVGAGTLVLGLMALRHGAGHVFAIEGDPETAELATRIARDNQVSDRVTVIQGDARVARLARKADVVVAELMGNLGPEEEMAEILAAFVRHNLADGGRVVPERLRTVLAPVEFDGEGWGVWSQEFHGLSFAAVLDHAEPTAQLHFFQRSPGLLGEPVVAADSLLGHRARPISGEHHALPITTAGTLHAVVGSFQAVLAPGVELANFPGYPGCNWACWVWPVRHSQVEPGDTLKVALERPRDTARFAETWTMAVGLARGGTRP; from the coding sequence GTGAACCCACGAACCCTGCTGATGCACCAGATCATGCTGTCCGACCGCACCCGGCTCGACGCCTACGACCGGGCGCTCGCCGCCACCGTCCGGCCTGGTGACGTCGTGGCCGACGTGGGCGCGGGGACCCTGGTACTGGGGCTTATGGCGTTGCGGCACGGCGCCGGGCACGTGTTCGCGATCGAGGGCGACCCGGAGACCGCCGAGCTGGCGACCCGGATCGCGCGGGACAACCAGGTCTCGGACCGGGTGACGGTCATCCAGGGCGACGCCCGGGTGGCCAGGCTCGCCCGCAAGGCCGACGTGGTGGTGGCCGAGCTGATGGGCAACCTCGGCCCGGAGGAGGAGATGGCCGAGATCCTCGCCGCGTTCGTCCGGCACAACCTCGCCGACGGCGGCCGGGTGGTGCCCGAGCGGCTGCGCACCGTGCTCGCCCCGGTCGAGTTCGACGGCGAGGGCTGGGGAGTGTGGTCACAGGAGTTCCACGGCCTGAGCTTCGCGGCAGTGCTCGACCACGCCGAGCCCACCGCCCAGCTGCACTTCTTCCAGCGTTCGCCGGGGTTGCTCGGCGAGCCCGTGGTGGCCGCCGACAGCCTGCTCGGGCACCGCGCGCGGCCGATCAGCGGCGAACACCACGCACTGCCGATCACCACGGCCGGGACCTTGCACGCCGTCGTCGGCTCGTTCCAGGCCGTCCTGGCCCCCGGTGTCGAATTGGCGAACTTCCCCGGCTACCCCGGCTGCAACTGGGCCTGCTGGGTCTGGCCGGTCCGCCACAGCCAGGTCGAACCGGGCGACACGCTGAAGGTCGCGCTCGAACGCCCGCGGGACACCGCCCGGTTCGCCGAGACCTGGACGATGGCCGTGGGGCTGGCCCGGGGCGGGACGCGGCCGTGA
- a CDS encoding DUF6004 family protein has product MSRETYESLGLAPKPIRPHILAAATVVFGDDYYNGKRETINLSGFVQMNKWPMPGFEHHVDADGHAHFDTELISAPEVGIKGYSYELNDRIQILSNPKLPNTGHVKQIAPGRNFPAEFHIRRFGILETSTMRLVHRNVIPIYGIVDNVPPFKKPLSSPYLGYPRGDHHQELVQAPNVVRGTTLPEAWYPSDDENNAIGITPTVFFAAAPAACMSMLTDPSMIMQISMEGQLTLEVDGRTVKVDLAGDHSLAGGAEILLFGPEKHDEGAGVLAQLARVAMVGECAELGGRVMLRASWARPSGGSLGEGTEDSLSRVRFPSDLHLDAQFEIVTPHGTLYAANTVHVTGRLNDLDPLGTDLALEGPDAALVTEDNTVKARLTGAKLVMRESIVGEHAAVNV; this is encoded by the coding sequence GTGAGCAGGGAAACCTACGAATCGTTGGGCTTGGCGCCCAAACCGATCCGTCCGCACATTCTCGCCGCCGCCACCGTCGTCTTCGGAGATGACTACTACAACGGCAAGCGAGAGACGATCAACCTGTCCGGCTTCGTTCAGATGAACAAGTGGCCGATGCCGGGCTTCGAGCACCATGTCGACGCGGACGGGCACGCCCACTTCGACACCGAGCTGATCAGCGCGCCCGAGGTCGGCATCAAGGGCTACAGCTACGAGCTGAACGACCGGATCCAGATCCTGTCCAACCCGAAGCTGCCGAACACCGGGCACGTCAAGCAGATCGCGCCGGGCCGGAACTTCCCGGCCGAGTTCCACATCCGCCGCTTCGGCATCCTGGAGACCAGCACCATGCGGCTGGTCCACCGCAACGTCATCCCCATCTACGGCATCGTGGACAACGTCCCGCCGTTCAAGAAGCCGTTGAGCAGCCCGTACCTGGGCTACCCGCGGGGTGACCACCACCAGGAGCTCGTGCAGGCGCCGAACGTGGTGCGCGGCACGACCCTGCCCGAGGCGTGGTACCCGTCCGACGACGAGAACAACGCGATCGGCATCACGCCGACGGTGTTCTTCGCCGCCGCGCCGGCCGCCTGCATGTCGATGCTGACCGACCCGTCGATGATCATGCAGATCTCGATGGAAGGCCAGCTGACCCTGGAGGTCGACGGTCGCACCGTGAAGGTCGACCTCGCCGGCGACCACTCCCTCGCCGGGGGTGCGGAGATCCTGCTGTTCGGCCCGGAGAAGCACGACGAGGGTGCGGGCGTGCTGGCTCAGCTGGCCCGCGTCGCGATGGTCGGCGAGTGCGCCGAACTCGGTGGCCGGGTCATGCTGCGCGCCAGCTGGGCCCGTCCGTCCGGCGGCTCGCTGGGCGAGGGCACCGAGGACAGCCTCAGCCGGGTGCGGTTCCCGAGTGACCTGCACCTGGACGCGCAGTTCGAGATCGTCACGCCGCACGGCACGCTGTACGCCGCCAACACGGTGCACGTGACCGGCCGGCTCAACGACCTCGACCCGCTGGGCACCGACCTGGCCCTGGAGGGCCCGGACGCCGCCCTGGTGACCGAGGACAACACGGTCAAGGCCCGGCTCACCGGGGCCAAGCTCGTGATGCGGGAGTCGATCGTCGGCGAGCACGCCGCGGTCAACGTCTGA
- a CDS encoding ATP-grasp domain-containing protein gives MRPLVLLVGIVFEGYRSYLLDSVGSVADVWLLAEAEPAPSVAEKLVGHTVVNVFDVPALVSAAKEVAAGRPVSGVLSWDELKMSGTAHIAQALGLPGVGPDVVDRCRDKHRTRALLAVSGVPQPASEVVSTAEEAAAAADRIGYPVVLKPRDLGASMGVIRVDAPGDLAAGYAHARAAEVGPVPYRPDGVLVEEYVDGPEVSVDSWVLAGRTHPVITARKTTGYPPYFEETGHVVDGRARPDPDLHRVVAAAHEALGFDHGMTHVELRLARDGWRVIEVNCRLGGDLIPMLGRAATGVDAGAVATQLACGLPPDPRPDRALAAAVRFLYPPAVCEVDGVEITTAALPAEVGFAVGLVRPGTTISPPPAGHVWGRYAALVAVAGTPEDCAAALDAAQPAVVLRARPGDPA, from the coding sequence GTGAGGCCGCTGGTGCTGCTGGTCGGGATCGTGTTCGAGGGCTACCGGAGCTATCTGCTCGACAGCGTGGGCTCGGTCGCCGACGTGTGGCTGCTCGCCGAGGCCGAGCCGGCCCCCTCGGTGGCCGAGAAACTGGTGGGGCACACCGTGGTGAACGTCTTCGACGTCCCGGCGCTGGTCTCCGCCGCCAAGGAGGTCGCCGCGGGGCGACCGGTGTCCGGGGTGCTGTCGTGGGACGAGCTGAAGATGTCCGGCACCGCCCACATCGCCCAAGCGCTGGGGCTGCCGGGGGTGGGGCCGGACGTCGTGGACCGCTGCCGCGACAAGCACCGCACCCGCGCGCTCCTCGCCGTCTCGGGGGTGCCCCAGCCCGCGTCCGAAGTGGTCTCCACCGCCGAGGAGGCGGCCGCGGCGGCGGACCGGATCGGGTACCCGGTGGTGCTCAAGCCGCGGGACCTGGGCGCGAGCATGGGCGTCATCCGGGTCGACGCGCCCGGGGACCTCGCGGCCGGCTACGCCCACGCCCGGGCCGCCGAGGTCGGCCCGGTCCCGTACCGGCCGGACGGCGTCCTGGTCGAGGAGTACGTCGACGGCCCCGAGGTCAGCGTCGACTCCTGGGTACTGGCCGGCCGGACCCACCCGGTGATCACGGCCCGCAAGACAACCGGGTACCCGCCCTACTTCGAGGAGACCGGGCACGTGGTCGACGGCCGCGCGCGCCCGGACCCCGACCTGCACCGCGTGGTGGCCGCCGCGCACGAGGCACTGGGCTTCGACCACGGGATGACGCACGTCGAACTGCGCCTGGCCCGCGACGGGTGGCGGGTCATCGAGGTCAACTGCCGGCTCGGCGGGGACCTCATCCCCATGCTCGGCCGCGCCGCGACCGGGGTGGACGCCGGTGCCGTCGCGACCCAGCTGGCCTGTGGCCTCCCACCGGATCCGCGACCCGACCGCGCGCTGGCCGCGGCCGTCCGGTTCCTGTACCCGCCCGCCGTGTGCGAAGTGGACGGGGTCGAGATCACCACCGCCGCGCTGCCCGCCGAGGTCGGCTTCGCGGTCGGGCTCGTGCGACCCGGCACCACGATCTCGCCGCCCCCGGCGGGGCACGTGTGGGGCCGGTACGCCGCTTTGGTCGCCGTCGCGGGCACGCCCGAGGACTGCGCCGCCGCGCTGGACGCGGCCCAGCCCGCTGTCGTGCTGCGCGCCCGGCCGGGCGATCCGGCCTAG
- a CDS encoding methyltransferase, which produces MTDHESALALFDEAMAFVKSAALRAFARLDVASHLDDNVPASVPALAEATGARPDGLARLLRFLATRGVVRRHDGDQYTLGPLGRALRENSGSPARPGVLMFTDPLFWTTCHRLETSLTDPEPAFARYFGQPIGDYFTAHPETDELFYEGMATVSDAENALIAAAADLPATGTVVDVGGRNGSLLLDALRARPGLEGVLFDRPDALDTRRLDDAGQDGRWKAVGGDFFAEIPRGDVLVLKRILHNWDDEDSTRILGNCRRALEPGGRVLVVDAIVPEDGREHQSHLMDLMMLGAFTGQERTATQLRPLFEAAGLRVTREIPTPSVMSIVEAVA; this is translated from the coding sequence ATGACAGACCACGAGTCCGCTCTCGCCCTCTTCGACGAAGCCATGGCCTTCGTCAAGTCGGCGGCGCTGCGCGCGTTCGCCCGGCTGGACGTGGCCAGCCACCTCGATGACAACGTCCCCGCGTCCGTCCCCGCACTGGCCGAGGCGACCGGGGCCCGCCCGGACGGTCTGGCCCGGCTCCTGCGCTTCCTCGCCACCCGTGGGGTCGTGCGCCGCCACGACGGTGACCAGTACACCCTCGGGCCACTGGGCCGGGCGCTGCGCGAGAACTCCGGGTCGCCGGCCCGCCCGGGGGTCCTGATGTTCACCGACCCGCTCTTCTGGACCACCTGCCACCGGCTGGAGACCAGCCTGACCGACCCCGAGCCGGCCTTCGCCCGGTACTTCGGCCAGCCGATCGGCGACTACTTCACCGCCCACCCCGAGACCGACGAGCTGTTCTACGAGGGGATGGCCACCGTCTCCGACGCGGAGAACGCCCTCATCGCCGCCGCCGCCGACCTGCCGGCCACCGGCACGGTCGTGGATGTGGGCGGCCGCAACGGAAGCCTGCTGCTCGACGCGTTGCGGGCCCGGCCGGGCCTGGAGGGTGTGCTGTTCGACCGGCCGGACGCGCTGGACACCCGCAGGCTGGACGACGCCGGCCAAGACGGCCGCTGGAAGGCCGTCGGCGGCGACTTCTTCGCCGAGATCCCCCGCGGTGACGTGCTGGTGCTCAAGCGGATCCTGCACAACTGGGACGACGAGGACTCCACGCGCATCCTCGGCAACTGCCGCCGGGCGCTGGAGCCGGGCGGCCGGGTGCTGGTGGTCGACGCGATCGTCCCCGAGGACGGCCGCGAGCACCAGAGCCACCTGATGGACCTGATGATGCTCGGCGCGTTCACCGGGCAGGAACGGACCGCCACTCAACTGCGGCCGCTGTTCGAAGCCGCGGGCCTGCGGGTCACCCGGGAGATCCCGACCCCGTCGGTGATGTCCATTGTGGAGGCTGTGGCATGA
- a CDS encoding NDP-hexose 2,3-dehydratase family protein: MSVELHRPGVAARLAVSAAAPTGGARAAMTWLRERRRRGSFRVTPVPFSRLDGWSFRPGDGDLVHRSGRFFTVEGAQVTTPDGTGRWRQPIIRQDDVAVLGILALEINGVLHFLMQAKMEPGNIGLVQLSPTVQSTPSNYSRAHQGTTSRYVEYFLGGHPGRPLVDILQSEQGSWFRGKRNRNVVVEVDEPVEEHEDYRWLTLAEILYLLRYPDVVNMDTRTVLSCLPLPMDDSAPTPARSLGMHGQEPRHDTAEVHRWLRESREQRALSVERIPLTATAADGWVQDEARIAHPSGRWFRIIGVDVDADSREVTAWSQPLLEPCGVGLVALVTRRIGDTLHLLVKADVRLGYQDGVELGPTVQCTPSNFPPGTPGRPEFLDAVLATPPERVLHESRQSEEGGRFHHATTRHLVVGQDPAAPLDPPPGYLWITAHQLAELMVTSCQVNIEARSLLLTLLSVLHSPSEGAQ, translated from the coding sequence ATGAGCGTCGAGCTGCACCGGCCCGGCGTGGCGGCCCGGCTCGCCGTGTCGGCCGCCGCCCCCACCGGCGGGGCCCGCGCCGCGATGACGTGGCTGCGCGAGCGCCGGCGCCGGGGCAGCTTCCGGGTGACGCCCGTGCCGTTCTCGCGGCTCGACGGGTGGTCGTTCCGCCCCGGGGACGGCGACCTGGTGCACCGCAGCGGCCGGTTCTTCACCGTCGAAGGAGCACAGGTCACCACCCCGGACGGCACGGGCCGCTGGCGTCAGCCGATCATCCGCCAGGACGACGTGGCCGTGCTGGGCATCCTGGCCCTCGAGATCAACGGCGTGCTGCACTTCCTCATGCAGGCCAAGATGGAGCCCGGCAACATCGGCCTGGTCCAGCTGTCCCCCACCGTCCAGTCCACCCCGAGCAACTACTCCCGGGCGCACCAGGGCACCACCTCCCGGTACGTCGAGTACTTCCTCGGCGGCCACCCCGGGCGGCCGCTGGTCGACATCCTGCAGTCCGAGCAGGGCTCGTGGTTCCGCGGCAAGCGCAACCGCAACGTCGTGGTCGAGGTGGACGAGCCGGTCGAGGAGCACGAGGACTACCGCTGGCTCACCCTCGCCGAGATCCTCTACCTGCTGCGCTACCCCGACGTGGTCAACATGGACACCCGGACCGTGCTGTCCTGCCTGCCACTGCCCATGGACGACTCGGCGCCCACGCCGGCCCGGTCGCTCGGCATGCACGGCCAGGAACCACGGCACGACACCGCCGAGGTCCACCGCTGGCTCCGGGAATCGCGCGAGCAGCGAGCCCTGTCCGTGGAACGCATCCCGCTCACCGCCACCGCCGCGGACGGCTGGGTCCAGGACGAAGCGCGGATCGCACACCCGAGCGGTCGCTGGTTCCGGATCATCGGCGTCGACGTCGACGCGGACAGCCGCGAGGTGACCGCGTGGTCCCAGCCACTGCTGGAACCGTGCGGGGTCGGGCTGGTCGCGTTGGTGACCCGCCGGATCGGCGACACCCTGCACCTGCTGGTGAAGGCGGACGTGCGCCTCGGCTACCAGGACGGGGTGGAGCTCGGGCCGACCGTGCAGTGCACGCCGTCGAACTTCCCGCCCGGCACACCCGGCCGGCCGGAGTTCCTGGACGCGGTGCTGGCCACCCCGCCCGAGCGCGTGCTGCACGAGTCCCGGCAGTCCGAGGAGGGCGGCCGGTTCCACCACGCCACCACCCGGCACCTCGTGGTCGGGCAGGACCCGGCGGCGCCCCTGGATCCCCCGCCCGGATACCTCTGGATCACCGCCCACCAGCTGGCGGAGCTGATGGTGACCAGCTGCCAGGTCAACATCGAGGCCCGCAGCCTGCTGCTCACCCTGCTCTCGGTCCTCCACTCACCGTCCGAAGGAGCCCAGTGA